In a genomic window of Primulina huaijiensis isolate GDHJ02 chromosome 10, ASM1229523v2, whole genome shotgun sequence:
- the LOC140985673 gene encoding uncharacterized protein has translation MGQGEETKTRPDPNIEIQERGEIFFFCRPKVEKEEAHGPEEVQRLYLVLRPESGERPVEYKQEGDKKDSPSGGHGSQEVNIEKQLLLRLIVMGRKTLPDTSKKSRPYWGFVEMVTTKIEDLKNALQGGEYDTATRGHRHKPDARAAGAGVYRILRHKTHTHLVYKLEQPDEEKEAFNIAPEASFLLQIKNPGQQGSSSKFRGLQSKKKAAFPAHIQGLFGHRRFHPADPPDFLNYEGCEILLISASDDLDEELGLELKTEQHECSDLMDMLGDTGYPRPLLEGTWA, from the exons ATGGGACAAGGAGAGGAAACAAAGACCAGGCCCGACCCGAATATCGAGATTCAG GAAAGAGGCGAAATATTCTTCTTTTGCAGGCCTAAAGTAGAGAAGGAAGAAGCACATGGGCCTGAAGAAGTACAGCGTTTGTACTTGGTTCTCCGACCAGAATCTGGGGAAAGACCCGTTGAATATAAACAAGAAGGCGATAAGAAGGATTCTCCAAGCGGTGGACATGGCAGCCAG GAAGTAAACATCGAGAAACAACTTCTGTTGCGACTCATTGTGATGGGCCGTAAAACTCTTCCAGATACCAGCAAGAAGAGTAGGCCGTATTGGGGCTTTGTTGAGATGGTCACAACTAAAATTGAAGACCTTAAGAATGCTCTCCAAGGAG GAGAATATGATACTGCAACAAGAGGTCATAGGCACAAACCCGATGCGAGGGCGGCGGGAGCAGGCGTATATCGGATCCTAAGGCACAAGACGCACACACATTTGGTTTACAAGCTTGAACAGCCAGACGAGGAAAAGGAAGCCTTCAACATAGCTCCAGAAGCATCGTTCCTCTTGCAGATAAAGAATCCTGGCCAGCAGGGTTCTTCTTCCAAATTCAGAGGGCTGCAGAGCAAGAAGAAAGCAGCATTTCCTGCCCACATACAGGGCTTATTCGGACATCGGCGCTTTCATCCAGCAGACCCTCCTGATTTCCTGAACTATGAAGGATGTGAGATTCTACTTATATCCGCATCCGATGACTTGGATGAAGAGCTGGGACTGGAGTTGAAAACGGAACAGCACGAGTGCTCTGATCTAATGGATATGTTGGGGGACACTGGTTACCCTCGTCCCTTGCTTGAAGGCACTTGGGCCTGA
- the LOC140985815 gene encoding pollen receptor-like kinase 4 — protein MVRGAAHPVRPCPKTISKKLCLSFLIIVVVILQLQVASNAQGIEDASISALIKFKSSLANVEPFLANWDPSKSHPCSGNRGNWKGVLCFNGYVWGLQLENMNLRGQIDVDSLVPLRYLRTLSFMNNSFDGNMPDWRKLGALKSLFLSNNQFSGQIPEDAFKGMSYLKKVYMANNKFTGHIPASIESPKLRELSLQDNQFTGNIPPVSSKHLKLFNVSNNQLEGAIPAPLMKFGPSSFSGNLALCGKPLDSKCEPPPAPPPDLSPSLGSPPPSGQITSTPIAAKDNKSSPARIAIIVVSALVGLFLIILLLLLCRRNRESQTPRLGVEKSVPVTTVEPVGDMKENGNLPKRAEPQAGKLSFVRDDREKFDLQDLMRASAEVLGSGNFGASYKAVLVEGEALVVKRFKQMNTVAKEDFHEHMRRLGRLKHPNLLPLVAYLYRKEEKLLVFDYVYNGSLASHLHGKRSHEPCLSWPIRLNIIKGVAQGLAYLHRELPSLTVPHAHLKSSNVLLDKFFNPVLMDYSLVPVVNPGQVQDILVAYKSPEYARHGTTSKKTDVWCLGILILEILTGKLVAKYLSQGSEPYGVNIAGWIDGIVSNSSNTEVFDKEIKDQGCIPQMEKLLKIGIACCEEDEDKRWDLEEALGQIQQLQEH, from the exons ATGGTGAGGGGCGCGGCTCATCCTGTGCGCCCGTGCCCGAAAACGATATCAAAAAAGCTTTGTTTATCCTTCTTGATTATTGTAGTCGTCATCCTGCAGCTTCAGGTGGCCAGTAATGCACAAGGAATTGAAGATGCATCCATATCTGCTCTTATCAAGTTCAAAAGCTCCCTGGCAAATGTGGAGCCGTTTCTTGCCAACTGGGATCCATCCAAATCACATCCATGTTCAGGAAACCGTGGAAACTGGAAAGGTGTTCTATGCTTCAATGGCTACGTGTGGGGATTGCAACTTGAAAACATGAACCTCAGGGGGCAAATTGATGTGGATTCTCTTGTCCCTCTGCGTTATTTGCGGACCCTTAGCTTTATGAACAACAGCTTTGATGGGAACATGCCAGATTGGAGGAAGCTTGGTGCTCTCAAGTCCTTGTTCTTGTCCAACAATCAGTTTTCGGGTCAGATACCGGAGGACGCTTTCAAGGGTATGAGCTATTTGAAGAAAGTTTATATGGCAAACAACAAGTTCACAGGCCATATCCCTGCATCCATTGAATCCCCTAAACTCAGAGAGTTGAGTCTCCAGGACAATCAATTCACGGGCAACATACCGCCAGTCAGCTCAAAGCATCTCAAACTCTTCAACGTATCTAACAATCAATTGGAGGGTGCAATCCCTGCTCCACTAATGAAATTCGGTCCCAGCTCCTTTTCAG GCAACTTAGCACTGTGCGGGAAGCCTCTAGACTCAAAATGCGAGCCGCCCCCAGCCCCCCCACCAGATTTGTCGCCATCTCTCGGCTCTCCTCCTCCTTCAGGTCAAATCACCAGCACCCCAATTGCTGCTAAAGATAACAAGTCATCTCCCGCTCGAATTGCAATAATTGTGGTGTCAGCCTTAGTGGGGTTGTTTCTCATCATATTGCTGCTCCTCTTGTGCCGGCGAAACCGTGAGAGCCAAACACCACGATTGGGGGTGGAAAAGAGCGTGCCAGTAACGACAGTGGAGCCTGTCGGTGACATGAAAGAAAACGGAAACCTACCCAAAAGAGCTGAACCACAAGCAGGTAAGCTGTCTTTTGTTAGAGACGATAGAGAAAAGTTTGACTTGCAAGACTTGATGAGAGCATCGGCTGAGGTGTTGGGAAGTGGCAACTTTGGGGCATCTTACAAGGCAGTATTGGTGGAGGGGGAGGCGCTGGTGGTGAAGAGGTTCAAGCAAATGAATACAGTAGCCAAGGAAGACTTCCACGAGCACATGAGAAGGCTAGGCCGACTCAAACACCCGAATCTTCTGCCGCTCGTCGCCTACTTGTATCGCAAAGAAGAGAAGTTACTGGTTTTTGACTATGTGTACAACGGAAGCTTGGCTTCGCATCTTCATGGAAAACGTTCTCACGAGCCATGTCTCAGCTGGCCAATCCGGTTAAACATCATAAAAGGAGTGGCGCAGGGGCTGGCTTATCTTCACAGAGAGCTTCCAAGTCTAACTGTGCCTCACGCACACCTCAAATCCTCAAATGTACTTCTGGACAAATTCTTCAACCCCGTGCTCATGGACTACTCCCTGGTGCCTGTGGTAAACCCCGGCCAAGTACAAGATATCCTAGTGGCCTACAAATCTCCGGAATATGCCCGACATGGAACGACCTCGAAGAAAACAGATGTTTGGTGTTTAGGGATTTTGATATTGGAGATATTGACAGGCAAGTTGGTGGCCAAGTATCTGTCCCAAGGATCCGAACCATATGGCGTGAACATAGCCGGATGGATCGATGGCATTGTAAGCAATAGCAGCAACACAGAAGTTTTCGACAAAGAGATTAAGGATCAAGGATGTATACCGCAAATGGAGAAGCTTTTGAAGATTGGAATAGCATGCTGTGAAGAGGATGAGGACAAAAGATGGGATTTGGAGGAGGCACTTGGCCAGATCCAACAGCTTCAAGAACATTGA
- the LOC140985674 gene encoding uncharacterized protein: MERLPTTVSEDSKSKKKKSGRMPSPQELVSHYEKQGMENQQASLKVIQDLQTALFRMITANRTRKPADSKLDAVHSRLLNLEIKLDSKPSYPQALALGVASAGIWNGAVQLWNLVRRATDSS; encoded by the coding sequence ATGGAGAGATTACCGACAACAGTTTCCGAGGATAGCAAGagcaagaagaagaagagcggTAGAATGCCCAGCCCCCAAGAGCTGGTGTCTCACTACGAGAAGCAGGGGATGGAGAATCAGCAGGCTTCGCTCAAAGTCATTCAGGATTTGCAGACTGCCCTCTTCAGGATGATCACCGCCAATCGCACGCGCAAGCCTGCCGATTCCAAGCTCGACGCCGTCCACTCCCGCCTGCTGAACCTCGAGATTAAGCTAGATTCCAAGCCTAGTTACCCTCAAGCGCTGGCTCTAGGCGTCGCCTCCGCAGGCATTTGGAATGGCGCCGTCCAACTATGGAATTTGGTTCGCCGGGCTACAGATTCCTCCTAG